The Urbifossiella limnaea nucleotide sequence ATGAACACCGCCGCCGGGACGGACTCCGGACGCTGGCACGGTCTTCGAGTCGTCCCCGAGAACCGCTTCGCGGTGCGGGCGGCCCGGAGCCTGGCCCGCGTCGTCGTGCTCGGCAGGCGGCCGGCCGTGTCGCCGCTCGTGCTCCACGGGCCGACCGGCTGCGGCAAGTCGGCGCTGGTCGGGGCGCTGCTCGCCGAGGTGTCCACCGGCACCGCCACGGCGCGGGTCGTGGCCGCCGGCGACGTGGCCCGCGCCGCCGCCGACCCCGCCGCCGACGGCTTCGCCGACGCCGACCTGCGGGCCGCCGACCTGCTCGTGCTCGAGGACGTGCAGGTGCTGCCGCCGCGGGAAGCGGGGGCGGTCGCCGACCTGCTCGACCGCCGCACCAGCCGCGGGCGGCCGGTGATGGTCACCACGACCGTCGCGCCGTCGCAGCTGGAGTTGCCCCAGGCGCTGACCTCGCGGCTGACCGCCGGGCTGGTGGTGCCGCTGGAGGCGCCCGGGGTCGAGGCGCGGCGGCTCGTGCTGGCCGACGCCGCGGCCGGGCGGCTGACCGCCGACGCCCTCGACTGGTTGGCCGCGGCGGGCGGGATGCGTTCGGCGCTGGGCCGGCTGGCGGCGCTGGGGGCGACGGTGGGTCCGCTCGACCGGGCCGCGTGCGAGGCGATTCTGGCGGCGGGCGGTCATCCGACCTCGACCGGGCCAACCGTCGCGGGGATCATTGAGAAGGTGGCGGCGGCGTTCGGCGTGAGCCCGAAGGAGCTGCTGGGGGCGAGCCGGCTGCGGCGGGTGCTGGTGCCGCGGCAGGTGGCGATGTTCCTGGCCCGCGAGGTGTGCGGCCTGTCGTTCCCGCGCCTGGCGGCGGCGTTCGGGCGGGACCACACGACGGTGCTGCACGCGGTGCGGAAGATCCGCGCGGAGTTGGCCGGCGACGAGCGGCTGGCGGGGGTGGTGCGGCGGCTGCGGGCGGAGGTGGCGGAGTGAGGCGATGAGGCCAGCCACTGCTCAGAGTGGGTCATTAGTCAGAGGATGTTCCGATGATCGGCCGTGACCGATGGTCAGGCCTTTTCGTTGTCGTCGGCCTCATTGCCATGTGTGTCGGGGCCGTCGACCCGCTGGAGGGTTCACTCCTCATCCTCCCGGGAACCGGCATGGTAGCGCTCGGCGCGTGGCTCGGCGGCAGTCGGTACCGTCGGTTTCTCGGCTGGTCCTTCGGCCTTGTGGCGGCGGGCGTTGGCATCCTGTGGGGGCTGAGTGCGCTGGGAGGTATCGGGGGCGAGAGCGGGCGGTCGATCTGGTGGGGGCTGGTCCTTCTGCCCTACCCGGTCGGTTGGGTCATGGGCCTCGTCGGTGCCGTCGGCAGATTGCGCGAGGTCCGGCAGGCGAGGCATCGGTAGCCAACGGCCCTGATGATTGCGGCACGGGTCAACAACGTCGAGTCGCTCCGCGTGCTGGTCGAGAGCGGGGCGGACCTGGCGAGCGGACCGGCGATCCGGGGGGTCGGTCGGCGGCAAACCACACAAGGTGCGACGCGCGTGTTCCTGGACAACTTCACTCCCGACCCGGAGTTGATCGGGTTCCGGCAGTTCTGGCGGACCGCCAAGCCGCTCCTTTCGGGCGCGGTCGTGGCGGTCGCCCCGCCGTACCCCGAATACCCGAAGCTGAAAGTCAGCAAGCGCCACGGCCCGAGCCCGGACCCGGGTTGCCCGTCGGCCCGCGACGCGGGATCCGAGGTGGAGGTCATCCTGTACAACGCCGGCGGCAACGGGTTCGGCGCGGCACACGAGCGGGCGTGGGAGTACGTTCTCGCCCACGCCGCCGCGATCGAAGTCGCCCTGCGCCGCAAGCTGTTCGCGTGGCACCGCAAGCAGATGGCCCAACACCGGGACGAAGACTTGCCGCACGTCAAGTCGTTGCAGAAGTACTGGACGCAGATCGAAAAGCGGGTGCCGCTTGAGGAGCCCGCCGCGGTGGACCACCTGTTCAAACTCGTCGGCGTCGGCCTGGCCGACAGCGGGCTGGACGAGTGCGGGTTCAGCTCGTTCGAGTTCCAGACCGGCTGGGACCGCGACCACGGCCTCGGCGTGGTGATGCACAAGGACCGCGTGCTGGCGGTGGGGGGTACGACCGAGTTGATCGGGAGCCGCGACATCGTTACCGCGGTTAGGGGCGTGCAGGCCTACGACTTCGACGAAGGCGATTTCCCGCTCCCGAGTTCGTAATGGTGGGTGACGCCCGAGTGTCGGCCGGTCGGTGTCACCGACTGGCGCGCCCCCTGTGGAAAACCTGGCGCGCCAGTGGCGCGCCGCCGTCCGCGAGCGGCGCGCACCACCCCCCGGAAGCGACCGCGAACACGACCCCAGGAGTGCGCGGCTCAGGAAATCAGCGGCGCGCCAGCGGCGCGCCAGGTTTTCCACAGGCGATCGGTTCGCCGATCCGCTTGCTGCCACGGGGCTTGCGGCAACGTACACCGTCGGCGCGCCAGGACGTGCGGCCGCCTTACTGTGTCTACTGGATGGATATACTCAAGGATTGAGGGTAAATACCCCACCCCTCGCCGAGCGAGGCGAACCCGAGCCCACGGACGGCAGGAGACCGCGATGAAAGTCACGTGCCAGCGGGACAGCTTGCA carries:
- a CDS encoding DnaA/Hda family protein, which encodes MNTAAGTDSGRWHGLRVVPENRFAVRAARSLARVVVLGRRPAVSPLVLHGPTGCGKSALVGALLAEVSTGTATARVVAAGDVARAAADPAADGFADADLRAADLLVLEDVQVLPPREAGAVADLLDRRTSRGRPVMVTTTVAPSQLELPQALTSRLTAGLVVPLEAPGVEARRLVLADAAAGRLTADALDWLAAAGGMRSALGRLAALGATVGPLDRAACEAILAAGGHPTSTGPTVAGIIEKVAAAFGVSPKELLGASRLRRVLVPRQVAMFLAREVCGLSFPRLAAAFGRDHTTVLHAVRKIRAELAGDERLAGVVRRLRAEVAE
- a CDS encoding DUF6985 domain-containing protein, with product MIAARVNNVESLRVLVESGADLASGPAIRGVGRRQTTQGATRVFLDNFTPDPELIGFRQFWRTAKPLLSGAVVAVAPPYPEYPKLKVSKRHGPSPDPGCPSARDAGSEVEVILYNAGGNGFGAAHERAWEYVLAHAAAIEVALRRKLFAWHRKQMAQHRDEDLPHVKSLQKYWTQIEKRVPLEEPAAVDHLFKLVGVGLADSGLDECGFSSFEFQTGWDRDHGLGVVMHKDRVLAVGGTTELIGSRDIVTAVRGVQAYDFDEGDFPLPSS